The following proteins come from a genomic window of Miscanthus floridulus cultivar M001 chromosome 2, ASM1932011v1, whole genome shotgun sequence:
- the LOC136535613 gene encoding probable GPI-anchored adhesin-like protein PGA55, with amino-acid sequence MASLTPGILLKVLKNINSDVKVCGEYRSILLQVISIVPAITGSELWPDHGFFIKVSDSSHSTYVSLSKEDNELILSNKLQLGQFIYVEKVQSSIPVPVLVGVRPVPGRNPCIGNPKDLMQMSTPSGVMEALDHQRKTSKSADLSESEKENLQRKVVIKEQKTVVASRYMLGVSSNNGKITNLNSSIDSDKSNGGSTISESNQKSVAQKVRQEAKPQERPSNISPSNAKLVSTKQEISKDTRKNSGTSPSPNGSAVVKKQMPKESKKESATERRSPPKLFRSSPTAARTSPTKLSPPAKQNGNSGPVTSVSTVKRRVTETVSWDSLPTSLIKSGKAVVRRKNIALIVAAEAQREAAAAAYLVKGLGIFAEIRESSEVDPHAAITKFFQLHRLIVQQSAVWKAYSPEPSKESRPEKEKPSRKASASHQNKVGNTAKNPEDAQGSEKTEWAREDGFKEICRSWIALKKESRSWFLSFLEDALESGFMFESQTKNTRERVRGQPKGGGDGRIAVRLSQLKETSNWLDQLQDVAADSSVDGLAETVEQLKQKVYKCLLGTVETAASALEGR; translated from the exons ATGGCATCTCTTACTCCAGGGATACTATTAAAGGTTCTAAAAAATATTAACTCCGATGTGAAAGTATGTGGAGAATACCGGTCCATTCTTCTCCAAGTTATTAGCATAGTCCCTGCAATTACTGGTTCAGAACTCTGGCCGGACCATGGTTTCTTCATCAAAGTTTCAGATTCTTCACACTCAACGTATGTTTCCTTGTCTAAGGAGGACAACGAACTCATCTTGTCAAACAAACTACAACTTGGGCAGTTTATATATGTTGAGAAGGTCCAGTCAAGTATACCTGTTCCAGTTCTTGTTGGGGTCCGCCCAGTTCCGGGAAGGAACCCTTGCATTGGAAACCCAAAGGATTTGATGCAAATGTCAACTCCCTCTGGGGTTATGGAAGCACTGGATCATCAACGCAAGACTTCCAAGTCAGCTGATCTGTCTGAAAGTGAAAAGGAAAATTTGCAGAGAAAGGTAGTTATCAAAGAGCAGAAGACAGTCGTTGCTTCCCGTTACATGCTTGGGGTATCAAGCAACAACGGGAAAATTACCAATCTCAACTCAAGCATTGATAGTGACAAAAGTAATGGAGGAAGTACCATATCTGAATCAAATCAAAAGTCTGTTGCCCAGAAAGTCAGACAAGAGGCAAAACCTCAG GAACGGCCAAGTAATATATCTCCTAGTAATGCTAAGTTAGTTTCCACAAAGCAAGAAATTAGCAAGGACACACGCAAGAATAGTGGCACTTCACCTAGTCCAAATGGTTCTGCCGTAGTCAagaagcaaatgccaaaggagaGCAAAAAGGAATCTGCTACTGAAAGAAGATCACCACCAAAGCTTTTTAGGAGTTCACCAACGGCAGCGAGGACTTCTCCAACAAAGCTTAGTCCACCAGCAAAGCAGAATGGAAACTCTGGTCCAGTTACTTCTGTATCTACTGTTAAAAGAAGAGTTACTGAAACTGTCTCTTGGGACTCCCTCCCAACAAGCCTAATCAAATCAGGAAAG GCTGTTGTCCGGAGGAAGAATATTGCTCTTATTGTAGCAGCTGAGGCTCAAAGGGAGGCTGCTGCAGCTGCATATCTTGTAAAAGGCCTTGG AATTTTTGCTGAGATAAGGGAATCTTCTGAAGTGGATCCACATGCTGCAATCACGAAGTTTTTCCAGCTGCACAGACTTATCGTTCAGCAAAGTGCTGTCTGGAAAGCTTACTCACCTGAGCCTAGCAAAGAATCTCGACCAGAGAAGGAAAAGCCGTCGAGGAAAGCTTCTGCATCTCATCAGAACAAAGTTGGTAACACAGCTAAGAATCCCGAAGATGCTCAGGGAAGCGAAAAGACCGAATGGGCCCGTGAGGACGGTTTCAAGGAGATCTGCAGGTCATGGATTGCTCTGAAAAAAGAATCGCGGTCATGGTTTCTGAGCTTCCTGGAGGATGCACTTGAATCAGGGTTCATGTTCGAGAGCCAAACCAAGAACACTAGAGAACGCGTGCGGGGACAACCCAAGGGTGGCGGGGACGGGAGGATCGCGGTCCGGCTGTCGCAGCTCAAGGAGACGAGCAATTGGCTCGATCAGCTGCAGGACGTGGCGGCGGACAGTTCCGTGGACGGTTTGGCCGAAACCGTTGAGCAGCTGAAGCAGAAGGTGTACAAGTGCTTGCTTGGGACGGTCGAAACCGCGGCGTCAGCACTCGAAGGAAGGTAG